The following are encoded in a window of Roseimicrobium gellanilyticum genomic DNA:
- a CDS encoding right-handed parallel beta-helix repeat-containing protein, with protein sequence MSTSLPAQTAPWKWQHALVPDVGMDLDAAQVIHVTSLASKGKGTLRDSLKVPGPKIVVFDVAGVIDLEMKGIEIKEPQVYIAGQTAPAPGITLIKGGLSIEANQVVLQHLHVRPGDAGQPKKSGWQPDGITTSGGPADVWIDHCSVTWSLDEGISASTYKSPTGEPAQRIFIRNCIIAESLNDATHEEGPHSKGTLVLDGTQHVAIAGNLYSSNVERNPVFKLNTSGVVVNNVIANPGQRAIHASVPTAETANLPRAKIAVVGNAVFFGEKSKRSARAIFEGTADGYFKDNEGYDWFGQPLDLLRAPFPTLEQPPVWPEGLKALGTTAAIWQVTRFAGARPAERDAIDRRIVEQAFGGTARVIDSQEEVGGYPKIEPVTHVVEVPEKKRTEWLEKLAAEVIYGPEGKPKARSSTP encoded by the coding sequence TTGTCGACATCGCTCCCTGCCCAGACCGCCCCTTGGAAATGGCAGCACGCGCTGGTGCCGGATGTGGGCATGGATCTGGATGCGGCGCAGGTCATCCACGTGACTTCGCTCGCGTCAAAAGGCAAAGGGACCTTGCGCGACTCACTCAAGGTACCGGGACCAAAGATCGTCGTGTTTGATGTCGCCGGCGTGATCGATCTTGAGATGAAGGGCATCGAGATCAAGGAACCGCAGGTCTATATTGCAGGACAGACAGCGCCCGCACCCGGCATCACCTTGATCAAAGGTGGGCTGAGCATCGAAGCCAATCAAGTCGTCTTGCAACACTTGCATGTGCGTCCCGGTGATGCAGGCCAGCCCAAGAAGAGTGGCTGGCAGCCAGATGGCATCACCACGAGTGGAGGTCCTGCGGATGTGTGGATCGACCACTGCTCGGTCACTTGGAGTCTGGATGAAGGCATCTCCGCCAGCACCTACAAGTCACCCACAGGCGAGCCTGCCCAGCGCATCTTCATTCGCAACTGCATCATCGCGGAGTCCCTCAACGACGCCACCCACGAGGAAGGCCCTCACTCAAAAGGCACGCTGGTGCTCGATGGAACGCAGCACGTGGCCATCGCAGGCAACCTCTACTCCAGCAATGTGGAGCGCAATCCCGTCTTCAAGCTCAACACCTCCGGCGTGGTCGTGAACAACGTGATCGCCAATCCCGGCCAGCGAGCCATCCACGCCTCGGTGCCCACAGCCGAAACGGCCAACCTTCCCAGGGCGAAAATCGCAGTGGTGGGAAACGCGGTCTTCTTCGGCGAGAAATCGAAACGCAGTGCCCGGGCGATCTTTGAAGGGACGGCGGACGGTTACTTCAAGGACAATGAGGGATACGATTGGTTTGGTCAGCCGCTGGACTTGCTCCGTGCGCCCTTCCCTACTCTGGAGCAGCCACCCGTGTGGCCGGAGGGGCTGAAGGCTCTCGGAACCACGGCGGCCATCTGGCAGGTCACGCGCTTCGCAGGGGCGCGACCGGCAGAGCGGGATGCCATTGACCGGCGTATCGTGGAGCAGGCCTTCGGAGGGACTGCACGCGTCATCGACAGCCAGGAGGAAGTGGGCGGCTATCCGAAGATAGAACCCGTCACCCACGTGGTCGAGGTTCCTGAAAAGAAGCGCACGGAGTGGCTGGAGAAACTGGCTGCCGAGGTAATCTATGGTCCGGAAGGAAAGCCAAAGGCCCGGTCATCCACGCCGTGA
- a CDS encoding DUF1553 domain-containing protein, whose protein sequence is MRRSLPTSLFLLLAANACPAAVDFARDVRPIFEKHCFSCHGETKQKGGLRLDVKAAALKGGEEHGSAILAGNSKQSPLIKFTSGEDKDLLMPPKGERLSDTEVQTLKQWIDAGALWPDDGVALNDPLKTHWAFQSVKRPAVPNNTQSSSIDVFIEEKLAEKGLKMSPPADGRVLVRRMYFDVVGLPPTPEQIATFTRAYGKDADLAVRKLADDLLASPHYGERWARHWLDVVRFAESDGFEKNSARANAWPYRDYVIRALNEDRPYDQFVKDQLAGDSTGQDEATGFLVGGAVDTVKSPDPVLTAQQRADELNDMVSATGAAFMGLTLNCARCHTHKFDPVSHTDYHAIAAVFSGVRHGERTLKPSDYDDRMVKAKKLEGQLEGVQTQLARFEPAATTARTLVIHPEDKEHTIKLQMANAKRTTYEGGTNRGEKSYTGTEKDLPTLGDGYWVWLHENAKGDVFQWKPKAEGKFRVWISWGSGYKSHDEDARYIFDRDGNPKTTGDQMEIGKADHRKFADGSGTTPNRKLWSGFKDLGMHEFTASSSLILRVGGDEGYPTADVLVLQEDLVSGDASDKAQSPRVRVPVKRSANTERFAATSAKFVRFTIEDTTQLQPCMDELEVFTTEEKPRNVALASLGAKASASSTLPGYAIHQVAHLNDGLYGNDHSWISDEPGKGWVQIEFAKPEMIDRVVWSRDRDNVPRYNDRLPTKYAVEISQNGTHWVRVASHHDRLDAATKLGIATIARADGLPASEAMRFQALQGKRTQLSQLITDATTMPMAYAGKFAPPVEIHRYQRGDVTQPREIVAPNALASLGPKITFTSEMPEHQRRLALAEWLVRREHPLTARVIANRLWHYHFGTGIVDTPSDFGVNGGKPSHPALLDWLASELMDSDWSLKHLHRLILNSAAYRQDSATNEAAMKVDVGSRLLWRFPPRRMEAEPLRDTILAVSGSLDLKMGGPGFDLFEPNTNYVKVYTTKTDYGPTEFRRMVYQNKPRVELDNIFGTFDCPDAGQATPSRTLSTTPLQALSLLNSKFAVQQAELFAARVQREAGSDTRAQINRAFLLAFGRESTTGESNAAEALVREYGLPALCRALYNANEFLQIR, encoded by the coding sequence ATGCGTCGGTCCCTGCCTACTTCCCTGTTTCTCCTGCTGGCTGCGAATGCCTGCCCTGCGGCCGTGGACTTTGCGCGGGATGTCCGGCCCATCTTCGAGAAACACTGCTTTTCATGTCACGGTGAAACGAAACAGAAGGGCGGCCTGCGACTCGATGTGAAAGCTGCCGCCCTTAAGGGTGGCGAGGAGCACGGCAGCGCCATCCTTGCGGGCAATAGCAAGCAGAGCCCTCTCATCAAGTTTACCAGCGGTGAGGACAAGGACCTTCTCATGCCACCCAAGGGGGAACGGCTCTCGGACACCGAGGTGCAGACGTTGAAGCAATGGATCGATGCCGGTGCCTTGTGGCCGGATGACGGTGTGGCACTGAACGATCCGCTGAAGACACACTGGGCGTTTCAGTCAGTGAAGAGGCCAGCCGTGCCAAACAACACTCAAAGTAGCTCGATTGATGTCTTCATCGAAGAGAAGCTGGCAGAAAAAGGGCTGAAAATGTCGCCGCCTGCCGACGGACGCGTCCTCGTGCGTAGGATGTATTTTGACGTGGTCGGTCTGCCTCCGACACCTGAGCAGATTGCCACCTTCACCCGGGCCTACGGGAAAGACGCAGATCTCGCCGTGCGAAAGCTGGCGGATGATTTGCTCGCATCTCCGCACTACGGCGAACGCTGGGCAAGGCACTGGCTGGACGTGGTGCGATTTGCCGAGAGCGACGGCTTTGAGAAGAACTCTGCCCGCGCGAATGCATGGCCCTACCGTGACTATGTGATTCGCGCGCTGAACGAGGACCGTCCCTACGATCAGTTTGTGAAGGACCAACTCGCCGGCGACAGCACGGGTCAGGACGAGGCCACCGGCTTTCTTGTAGGTGGCGCGGTAGATACCGTGAAGAGTCCCGACCCGGTACTCACCGCTCAACAACGCGCGGATGAACTCAACGACATGGTGAGCGCCACCGGCGCTGCCTTCATGGGTCTCACGCTGAATTGCGCAAGGTGCCACACGCACAAGTTCGACCCCGTATCCCACACGGACTACCATGCCATCGCGGCAGTCTTCTCCGGTGTGCGCCATGGTGAGCGCACCCTCAAACCATCGGACTATGACGATCGCATGGTGAAGGCGAAGAAGCTGGAAGGCCAACTCGAAGGAGTACAAACTCAATTGGCACGATTCGAACCTGCAGCCACGACTGCACGCACACTCGTCATTCATCCTGAAGACAAGGAGCACACCATCAAGCTGCAAATGGCAAACGCCAAACGCACCACCTACGAGGGAGGAACCAATCGGGGTGAGAAATCCTACACTGGCACTGAAAAGGACCTGCCCACGCTGGGTGACGGCTATTGGGTGTGGCTGCACGAGAACGCGAAGGGCGATGTCTTCCAGTGGAAGCCGAAGGCGGAAGGCAAGTTCCGTGTGTGGATCTCCTGGGGCAGCGGATACAAATCGCATGACGAAGATGCGCGCTACATCTTCGACCGGGACGGAAACCCAAAGACCACTGGAGACCAGATGGAAATCGGCAAAGCAGACCATCGAAAGTTTGCCGATGGCAGCGGCACCACCCCCAACCGCAAGCTGTGGAGCGGGTTCAAGGATCTCGGAATGCACGAGTTCACGGCAAGTTCGAGTCTGATTCTGCGCGTGGGGGGCGACGAGGGATACCCCACGGCGGATGTGCTGGTGCTCCAGGAGGATCTCGTGAGTGGCGATGCGTCAGATAAGGCACAGTCGCCCAGAGTTCGTGTGCCAGTGAAGCGGAGCGCGAATACGGAGCGATTCGCAGCCACGAGCGCGAAGTTCGTCCGCTTCACCATTGAGGACACCACACAGTTGCAGCCCTGTATGGATGAGCTGGAAGTCTTCACGACTGAAGAAAAGCCCAGAAATGTCGCGCTTGCTTCGCTGGGTGCGAAGGCCAGCGCCTCCAGCACACTGCCGGGATATGCAATTCATCAAGTCGCTCATCTCAACGACGGCCTCTACGGAAATGACCATAGCTGGATCTCGGATGAGCCTGGCAAGGGCTGGGTACAAATCGAGTTCGCAAAACCCGAAATGATCGACCGCGTGGTGTGGAGTCGGGACCGCGACAATGTACCCCGCTACAACGACCGCTTGCCCACGAAGTATGCGGTGGAAATTTCGCAGAATGGCACCCATTGGGTGCGGGTGGCATCTCATCACGACCGCCTGGACGCTGCCACCAAGTTGGGCATCGCCACGATTGCTCGCGCTGATGGACTGCCAGCATCGGAAGCAATGCGGTTCCAGGCGTTGCAAGGCAAACGCACGCAACTCAGCCAGCTCATCACCGATGCCACCACGATGCCTATGGCCTATGCTGGGAAGTTCGCACCGCCCGTCGAGATTCACCGGTATCAGCGCGGCGATGTGACCCAGCCGCGTGAAATCGTTGCGCCCAACGCACTTGCCTCGCTCGGACCGAAAATCACCTTCACGTCTGAGATGCCTGAGCACCAACGCCGTCTCGCCCTCGCGGAATGGCTGGTGCGCCGGGAGCACCCCCTTACGGCCCGCGTCATCGCAAATCGTCTCTGGCACTATCACTTCGGCACTGGCATCGTGGATACACCGAGCGACTTCGGAGTGAACGGCGGCAAACCCTCCCACCCTGCGCTGCTCGACTGGCTGGCCAGTGAACTCATGGACAGTGACTGGAGCTTGAAGCACCTGCACCGGCTCATCCTCAACAGCGCCGCCTATCGACAGGACAGCGCCACCAATGAAGCGGCCATGAAGGTGGACGTCGGCTCTCGTCTTCTCTGGCGCTTCCCTCCACGCCGCATGGAAGCGGAACCTCTGCGTGACACGATTCTCGCTGTCAGTGGCTCCCTTGATCTGAAGATGGGCGGCCCTGGCTTCGACCTCTTCGAACCGAACACCAATTATGTGAAGGTGTACACCACCAAGACCGACTACGGCCCCACCGAGTTCCGGCGCATGGTGTACCAGAACAAGCCCCGCGTGGAGTTGGACAACATCTTCGGCACGTTCGATTGCCCAGATGCCGGACAAGCCACTCCGAGCCGCACCTTGAGCACGACCCCACTCCAGGCACTGAGCCTGTTGAACAGCAAATTCGCCGTGCAGCAGGCGGAGCTGTTCGCCGCACGCGTGCAGCGTGAAGCCGGAAGCGATACACGAGCTCAAATCAACCGTGCCTTCCTTCTCGCCTTTGGCCGTGAATCCACCACCGGGGAATCAAACGCAGCAGAGGCACTCGTGCGTGAATATGGCCTTCCCGCCCTATGCCGTGCGCTCTACAACGCGAATGAGTTTCTGCAAATCCGGTAG
- a CDS encoding sugar phosphate isomerase/epimerase family protein, whose amino-acid sequence MTRRTLLTTAASAAAAMALPAQGQTTAPFKGKIRKCLKWGMVKDQSLPLPEAFRKLKACGYDGVEPSFKHVKDADSWLAASKETGLVIDCVVGAGEPDLNAVIDLAKKLGGDSILVTTGYDQKKTWWENWKESQAKIKAAGPHGEKQGIKVLIENVWASFLISPLDMQHYVEEIAHPFVGVHYDVGNVMRWGVAEHWIQVIGKHIGKLDIKEYDLGVAMKEGMSAGFKKPIGEGSINWAAVREELVKINYTGWAAAEVAAGDWDYLADVAQRMDKVLGIV is encoded by the coding sequence ATGACACGTCGCACTCTTCTCACCACTGCTGCTTCCGCCGCTGCTGCCATGGCCTTGCCAGCCCAAGGCCAGACGACTGCCCCCTTCAAGGGCAAGATCCGCAAGTGCCTGAAGTGGGGCATGGTGAAGGATCAATCGCTCCCACTTCCGGAAGCATTCCGCAAACTCAAGGCCTGTGGCTATGATGGAGTGGAGCCCAGCTTCAAACACGTGAAGGACGCGGATTCCTGGCTGGCTGCGAGTAAGGAGACTGGGCTCGTGATTGACTGCGTGGTCGGAGCGGGAGAGCCAGATCTCAATGCAGTCATCGACCTCGCGAAAAAGCTGGGCGGTGACAGCATTCTCGTCACCACCGGTTATGACCAGAAGAAGACCTGGTGGGAGAACTGGAAAGAGTCCCAGGCTAAAATCAAAGCCGCTGGTCCGCATGGCGAGAAGCAGGGCATCAAGGTTCTCATTGAGAACGTGTGGGCCAGCTTCCTCATCAGTCCGCTGGATATGCAACACTACGTGGAGGAAATCGCCCACCCGTTTGTAGGAGTGCACTATGACGTGGGAAATGTGATGCGCTGGGGCGTGGCCGAGCATTGGATCCAGGTGATTGGCAAGCACATCGGGAAACTCGATATCAAGGAGTATGACCTTGGCGTCGCCATGAAGGAAGGCATGAGCGCCGGATTCAAGAAGCCGATCGGCGAAGGAAGCATCAACTGGGCGGCAGTGCGCGAGGAACTCGTCAAGATCAACTATACAGGCTGGGCGGCTGCGGAAGTGGCTGCGGGAGACTGGGACTACCTGGCTGACGTGGCGCAACGCATGGACAAGGTGCTCGGAATCGTATGA
- a CDS encoding S1C family serine protease has product MRRVLLSLALVALIVAPGFAVTPASVRLKNGAEVKGELLKERADALVLDLGFTILTIPRNEIAEVKRDEQAQEAKPSDATRQRQEDIFYAEADRSAMAVEENVKRVSEGVVQIQTATGLGSGFIINSLGHVVTNQHVIAGEQEIRVVVYRQRATGIEKETYSKVKIVAMNGFLDLALLQIDDEEAKNLPHVVLGESDIISQGEHVFAIGSPLGLERTVSQGIVSVRARENGGRWYIQTTTQINPGNSGGPLFNARGEVVGVTNMKLAGAGVEGVGFAIPASLLKLFLKNREAFAFDARNPNHGFRYLPPVSSERPKAEEAAKNSPKSKP; this is encoded by the coding sequence ATGCGTCGGGTATTGCTTAGCCTTGCACTTGTGGCGCTCATTGTGGCGCCAGGATTTGCCGTCACTCCGGCCAGCGTTCGTCTAAAGAACGGCGCAGAGGTCAAGGGTGAACTCCTCAAGGAACGAGCCGATGCGCTGGTGCTCGACCTCGGCTTCACCATCCTGACGATTCCGCGCAATGAAATCGCCGAAGTGAAGCGGGATGAGCAGGCCCAGGAGGCGAAGCCCTCGGACGCCACCCGCCAGCGGCAGGAAGATATCTTCTATGCCGAGGCCGACCGCAGCGCCATGGCGGTGGAGGAGAATGTGAAGCGTGTCTCCGAGGGTGTGGTGCAGATCCAGACCGCCACCGGCCTCGGCTCCGGTTTCATCATCAACTCGCTCGGCCACGTCGTGACGAACCAGCACGTCATCGCCGGAGAGCAGGAGATTCGTGTCGTAGTGTACCGGCAGAGAGCTACCGGCATCGAGAAGGAAACCTACTCGAAGGTGAAGATCGTCGCCATGAATGGTTTCCTCGACCTTGCGCTGCTGCAGATCGATGACGAGGAGGCAAAAAATCTTCCTCACGTGGTGCTCGGTGAGTCGGATATCATTTCCCAGGGCGAACATGTTTTTGCAATCGGCAGCCCGCTGGGACTGGAGCGCACCGTGTCGCAGGGCATCGTAAGTGTCCGCGCCCGGGAGAATGGTGGTCGTTGGTACATTCAGACGACCACGCAGATCAATCCCGGGAACTCCGGTGGTCCGCTTTTTAACGCACGGGGTGAAGTCGTGGGTGTGACCAACATGAAGCTCGCGGGCGCCGGGGTGGAAGGCGTGGGTTTTGCCATTCCTGCGAGCCTGCTGAAACTCTTCCTGAAAAACCGCGAGGCATTCGCCTTCGACGCACGCAACCCCAATCACGGCTTCCGCTATCTGCCGCCGGTTTCCTCTGAAAGGCCCAAGGCTGAAGAGGCTGCCAAGAATTCTCCCAAGTCCAAACCATGA
- a CDS encoding DUF1501 domain-containing protein: protein MRMTTSKTMNNRHLLDRRRFLGNTFHGLSGIALASLLSRDGLLASAPPVRPLIDPARPYAPRQPHFAPKARRVLVIFCTGALSHVDTFDYKPELVKRHDTPMPGSGKLVTFQGEQGNLIKPLWDFKPRGQSGKMVSDLLPNIAELADDMCFIHSMTGKSNTHGPAESQMSTGFTLDGFPSMGSWASYALGSECSDMPAFVAIPDPRGGPQIGQRQWANGFLPAVFQGTAFNADKPIPNLAPPATITAASEKATRDFLKRLNAENLAQHPGDSELSARVASYELAARMQLAAAELGDFRGESKTTLDLYGANDTNASKAGFAKNCILARRLLERGVRFVQLFHGSYAMGEGVGNWDGHKTIAAQYPGHAQILDQPCAALLRDLKARGLMQDTLVAFVTEFGRMPTFQKGANGRDHNPKGFTVWLAGAGVKKAHSHGATDEFGYQAVQDVTTIYDLHATMLHLLGLDHERLSYYHNGIERRLTDVHGHVITPVLS, encoded by the coding sequence ATGAGAATGACCACGAGCAAGACCATGAACAATCGACACCTCCTCGATCGCCGCCGCTTCCTTGGAAACACCTTCCATGGACTGAGCGGCATCGCTCTGGCGTCGCTGCTTTCGCGTGACGGACTGCTCGCTTCGGCACCACCTGTCCGCCCACTCATCGATCCGGCGCGCCCCTATGCCCCCCGGCAGCCGCACTTCGCGCCAAAGGCACGCCGGGTGCTGGTCATCTTCTGCACCGGAGCCCTCAGTCACGTCGACACCTTCGACTACAAGCCTGAGCTGGTGAAGCGGCACGATACGCCCATGCCCGGCAGCGGAAAGCTAGTCACCTTCCAAGGGGAGCAGGGCAATCTCATCAAACCACTCTGGGACTTCAAGCCTCGCGGTCAGAGCGGCAAGATGGTGAGCGATCTCCTGCCGAACATCGCGGAGCTGGCGGATGACATGTGCTTCATCCACTCCATGACGGGCAAGAGCAACACGCACGGCCCCGCGGAGAGCCAGATGAGCACGGGCTTCACGCTGGACGGATTTCCCAGCATGGGATCGTGGGCGAGCTATGCGCTGGGCAGTGAATGCTCAGACATGCCGGCCTTTGTCGCAATCCCTGATCCACGTGGTGGTCCGCAGATTGGGCAGCGCCAGTGGGCGAATGGATTTCTTCCCGCTGTCTTCCAGGGCACGGCATTCAATGCAGACAAGCCCATTCCGAATCTCGCGCCGCCCGCGACCATCACGGCGGCCTCTGAGAAAGCTACTCGTGATTTCCTAAAGCGACTCAATGCGGAAAACCTGGCTCAGCATCCCGGGGACTCGGAACTCTCGGCGCGCGTGGCCAGCTACGAACTCGCGGCACGCATGCAACTTGCCGCCGCCGAATTGGGCGACTTCCGGGGTGAGAGCAAGACCACCCTGGATCTCTACGGTGCCAACGACACCAATGCTAGCAAGGCGGGCTTTGCAAAAAACTGCATTCTCGCACGCCGCCTGCTGGAGCGTGGAGTGCGGTTTGTGCAACTCTTCCACGGAAGCTACGCCATGGGTGAAGGCGTGGGCAACTGGGATGGGCACAAAACCATCGCGGCACAGTACCCAGGTCATGCTCAGATCCTGGATCAACCCTGCGCCGCGCTGCTGCGCGATCTGAAAGCACGGGGTCTGATGCAGGACACGTTGGTCGCCTTCGTCACCGAGTTTGGCCGCATGCCCACGTTCCAGAAGGGAGCGAACGGGCGTGATCACAATCCCAAGGGGTTCACGGTATGGCTGGCAGGTGCCGGCGTAAAGAAAGCACACAGCCACGGTGCTACGGATGAGTTTGGCTACCAGGCTGTGCAGGATGTGACCACCATCTACGATCTGCACGCCACCATGCTGCATCTGCTGGGACTCGACCACGAACGGCTCAGCTACTACCACAACGGAATTGAGCGCCGTCTCACGGATGTACACGGGCATGTAATCACGCCCGTGCTTTCGTAA
- a CDS encoding FG-GAP repeat domain-containing protein: MSATSALRVRGFVISSTTSACRRSSRWACRLAYAGLLGGSLGASEPAPALPTIRFTGPEVVRLDWNTRCPRVADFDGDGRMDLAVLNLDRSRVEFLLQTKEGPKEADAAPSSRKDVWNPVLEVSRFRKEALVTGESMYALVVGDWNGDGKADVAYTTDGKRLVLRTQGKDMVDWTQKKEILLDSVAYDADSLLGADLNGDKRTDLALLTKSRLMVCLQGEKGAWEEPRNYALTQQGCAGLRAADLNGDGRTDLFCTSEEADALLVRLQSKDGGFGEEWRLEIPSGESWVTPVKLGKDIALGWLQAGTEMVELARLNSATVADADRAASVRHAIPPSDSKTGAAVFGDVTGDGVDDAVLAEPKRARVWLFAGTADGGFDEGKEYPSLSGIEGMSLADVDGDGKAEVVILSPAEKSIALARWDADKGRLAYPEVVYESEDSLTAMTTGRLADGKDMVVLCARESRPKNSLVSLAWNEKEKKLVPTALEIPGLLAKPGALRILDADQDGRGDVAVFASLTNMQIHVSRADAKAPFKKVEGLPDNLTSRLQPVALTQADIDGDGKPELIAAKDQLARAIRIDASGRAKVVEQFNAPDSSAQLSCAIVLPGKAGTGKKVLLFDNASSQLHELAVDADGVYRVRRSRKIHGAALEEVRVLGKSGDLRLLLLGKQSFDVLPLEGRTLKLETIASFTTELKDTKPADLLAARFTGGDSDDLMLLDTQQSRVAEFFRTKDAEHHDWQSFLYFRIFQADPHYRGKTGFDAEPHDYTAADLNGDGRADLCLLVHDRLLLYVQE, encoded by the coding sequence ATGTCCGCAACAAGCGCTCTCCGCGTACGCGGGTTCGTCATTTCCAGCACTACGTCCGCATGCCGCAGGAGCAGTCGGTGGGCTTGCAGGCTGGCGTATGCAGGTCTGCTGGGCGGCTCGCTGGGTGCTTCTGAACCAGCGCCCGCCCTGCCAACGATCCGCTTCACTGGTCCTGAGGTGGTCCGGCTGGATTGGAATACACGCTGCCCGCGGGTGGCTGATTTCGATGGTGATGGCCGCATGGATCTCGCGGTGCTGAATCTCGATCGCTCTCGTGTGGAGTTCCTTCTGCAAACGAAGGAGGGACCAAAGGAAGCGGACGCCGCACCCAGTTCACGGAAGGATGTCTGGAATCCCGTGCTGGAGGTCTCGCGTTTCCGTAAGGAGGCACTCGTCACCGGGGAATCCATGTACGCGCTCGTGGTCGGTGACTGGAACGGTGACGGCAAGGCTGATGTGGCTTATACCACCGATGGCAAGCGCCTCGTCTTGCGCACGCAGGGCAAGGACATGGTGGACTGGACGCAGAAAAAGGAGATCCTGCTCGACTCCGTAGCCTACGATGCGGATTCACTCCTCGGAGCGGACCTCAATGGGGACAAGCGCACGGACCTCGCGCTGCTGACGAAGTCGAGACTGATGGTGTGCCTGCAAGGTGAAAAGGGTGCCTGGGAAGAACCGCGAAACTATGCGCTCACGCAGCAGGGATGTGCAGGCCTGCGTGCGGCAGACCTCAATGGCGATGGGCGCACGGATCTCTTCTGCACCTCGGAGGAGGCGGATGCACTGCTCGTGAGATTGCAATCCAAGGACGGTGGTTTCGGCGAAGAGTGGCGGCTGGAAATCCCCTCCGGCGAGAGCTGGGTGACTCCCGTGAAGCTCGGGAAAGATATCGCCCTGGGCTGGCTACAGGCGGGGACGGAAATGGTGGAGCTCGCGCGCCTGAACTCCGCGACCGTGGCAGATGCGGATCGCGCGGCCTCTGTGCGCCACGCCATTCCGCCTTCGGATTCCAAGACGGGTGCTGCCGTCTTCGGCGATGTCACGGGAGATGGTGTAGATGATGCGGTGCTCGCCGAGCCAAAGCGTGCCCGTGTGTGGCTCTTTGCCGGTACCGCTGACGGTGGTTTTGATGAGGGGAAAGAATATCCCTCGCTCAGCGGCATTGAGGGCATGAGCCTTGCGGATGTGGATGGTGATGGGAAGGCGGAGGTGGTGATTCTCAGCCCGGCGGAGAAGAGCATTGCGCTTGCCCGGTGGGATGCGGATAAGGGACGCCTCGCCTATCCCGAAGTGGTGTATGAGAGCGAGGACTCTCTCACCGCCATGACCACTGGCCGTCTCGCGGATGGAAAGGACATGGTGGTGCTCTGCGCGCGCGAATCCAGGCCAAAGAACTCGCTCGTGAGTCTCGCCTGGAACGAGAAGGAGAAGAAGCTGGTGCCGACTGCGCTGGAGATTCCCGGACTGCTGGCGAAACCGGGAGCACTGCGCATCCTGGATGCGGATCAGGATGGCCGTGGTGATGTGGCTGTCTTCGCCAGCCTGACGAACATGCAGATTCATGTGAGCCGTGCGGATGCGAAGGCTCCCTTCAAGAAGGTGGAGGGGCTTCCCGACAATCTCACCAGCCGCCTCCAGCCCGTCGCGCTCACCCAGGCGGACATCGACGGAGATGGAAAACCGGAATTGATTGCGGCGAAGGATCAACTCGCCCGCGCCATCCGCATTGATGCATCCGGCAGGGCGAAGGTGGTGGAGCAGTTCAATGCACCCGATTCCAGTGCGCAGCTTTCCTGTGCCATCGTGCTCCCCGGGAAGGCGGGCACCGGGAAGAAGGTGCTGCTCTTTGACAATGCCTCCTCCCAGCTTCACGAGCTGGCCGTGGATGCGGATGGGGTCTATCGTGTGCGGCGCTCCCGCAAGATCCACGGGGCGGCCTTGGAAGAAGTCCGTGTTCTGGGAAAGAGCGGCGACCTCCGGTTGCTGCTGCTGGGAAAGCAGAGCTTCGATGTGCTGCCGCTGGAAGGCCGCACGCTCAAGCTGGAGACCATCGCCAGCTTCACCACGGAGCTCAAGGACACCAAGCCTGCCGACCTGCTGGCAGCCAGGTTCACCGGTGGCGATTCGGATGACCTCATGCTGCTGGACACGCAGCAGAGCCGGGTGGCGGAATTTTTCCGCACGAAAGATGCGGAGCATCACGATTGGCAGAGCTTCCTCTACTTCCGCATCTTCCAGGCGGATCCACACTATCGTGGCAAGACCGGATTTGATGCGGAACCCCACGACTACACCGCGGCGGATCTCAATGGCGATGGCCGCGCCGATCTCTGCCTGCTGGTGCATGATCGTCTCCTGCTGTACGTGCAAGAGTAG